Proteins from one Synechococcus sp. UW179A genomic window:
- a CDS encoding DMT family transporter, producing MGILAGLVAALAWTLASSLWRGLSTSLSAIQLNGLKNLIACATLLPVLVTLPWNGEVQSLMLLLLSGGLGISLGDSFYLAALRRLGTRRTLTLESLSPVAAAAGGWFAMGEQLSLQGWAGALLVTISVVLVALQQPPDATRQLDRSRRVQTQGLVLGLLAVICGVAGAAVSRTVLINSALTPLQSAACRLLGGLLLLLPWLRCAARFPQPRQRSVRWPRVLAATLLGTVLGILLQQVVLQRLPLGIGITVLSTAPVMALLVARAEGDQLKPSVLLASTLAVTGVGLAVLS from the coding sequence ATGGGAATCCTGGCCGGATTGGTTGCAGCACTGGCATGGACTCTGGCAAGCAGTCTTTGGAGAGGTCTTTCCACCTCCCTCAGCGCGATTCAACTCAACGGGCTGAAGAATCTGATCGCCTGCGCAACTTTGCTGCCGGTGCTGGTCACACTCCCCTGGAACGGAGAAGTACAGAGCCTGATGCTGCTGCTGCTCAGTGGTGGGCTGGGAATTTCACTGGGAGACAGCTTTTATCTGGCTGCACTGCGACGTCTCGGCACCCGCAGAACACTCACCCTGGAGTCGCTCTCCCCTGTCGCAGCAGCTGCTGGAGGTTGGTTCGCCATGGGCGAGCAGCTCTCTCTTCAGGGTTGGGCTGGTGCACTGCTGGTCACGATCTCCGTGGTGTTGGTTGCACTGCAGCAACCTCCTGATGCCACACGACAGCTCGACAGAAGCCGCCGTGTTCAGACGCAGGGCTTGGTGCTGGGCTTACTGGCCGTGATCTGCGGTGTGGCAGGGGCCGCCGTCTCGCGCACTGTGCTGATCAACAGTGCGCTAACACCTCTGCAAAGTGCTGCCTGCCGTTTGCTGGGTGGCCTGCTGCTGCTGCTTCCCTGGCTGCGCTGCGCTGCCAGATTTCCGCAACCACGCCAGCGCAGTGTGCGTTGGCCGCGAGTTCTGGCTGCAACATTACTGGGCACCGTTCTGGGGATCTTGCTGCAACAGGTTGTGCTGCAGCGCTTGCCCCTTGGCATCGGAATCACGGTGCTGAGCACGGCACCAGTGATGGCCCTGCTGGTGGCCCGTGCCGAGGGGGATCAGCTGAAACCGTCTGTGCTCTTGGCCTCGACCCTCGCCGTAACAGGCGTTGGTCTGGCGGTGCTTAGCTGA
- a CDS encoding chloride channel protein produces MINPTPTKPRSLLEGTARALLAGAAGGGLAALVVSSTLMLQRWIWGASVERGLPSDHSLLWCLAWSGSIGVALSLLQRRCSGSALPEMSETLAELRKPEGLNTHHGLRQIIGGMLALAGGGTLGPEALMTRLVAVASHEVWKGADRDLVAAAMAGSLGLFHSPLVGGAALAGRQWQLIWRWLPGTLGGLAGFVAFNGLSDLGVGMRGVSYAWPSDPSQRLGALLAALLAGLAGWLTGQLIKRWRQWLQRLELLKRFWWIPIGTGLLIGLCLWGLPLAGFSGENQLKPLVLNEWTLDTNMLMLSAVAKLLMVGLCLETGWRGGQFFPVILASSALGMGLHQWLPWIGTIDTWSAGVVGGCLAVLLPSPLLGLVLGLTLLQGHGAGALVIGLLVGLSLQRKH; encoded by the coding sequence GTGATCAATCCGACACCAACCAAGCCACGGAGTCTTCTGGAGGGAACTGCTCGCGCCCTCCTGGCTGGGGCAGCAGGTGGAGGGCTCGCAGCATTGGTGGTGAGCAGCACGCTCATGCTGCAGCGATGGATCTGGGGTGCATCGGTCGAGCGAGGGTTGCCTAGCGATCATTCTTTGTTGTGGTGTCTGGCCTGGTCGGGGTCGATCGGCGTGGCTCTCAGCCTGCTGCAACGGCGGTGTTCAGGTAGTGCGCTGCCTGAAATGTCGGAGACCCTCGCTGAACTGCGGAAACCAGAAGGATTGAACACGCATCACGGCCTCAGGCAAATCATTGGAGGCATGCTGGCTCTCGCTGGCGGAGGAACACTGGGCCCAGAGGCGTTGATGACCCGCCTCGTCGCCGTGGCGAGCCACGAAGTCTGGAAAGGCGCGGATCGTGACCTTGTGGCTGCCGCGATGGCGGGATCTCTGGGATTGTTCCACTCACCTCTGGTGGGCGGCGCTGCCTTAGCCGGACGTCAGTGGCAGCTGATTTGGCGCTGGCTGCCAGGAACCCTTGGGGGATTGGCCGGTTTTGTGGCCTTCAACGGTTTGAGTGACCTGGGAGTAGGAATGCGAGGCGTGTCCTATGCCTGGCCCTCTGATCCCTCACAACGATTAGGGGCGTTGCTGGCGGCCTTACTCGCCGGGCTCGCGGGTTGGTTAACGGGGCAGTTGATCAAACGCTGGCGGCAGTGGCTTCAACGGTTAGAGCTTCTGAAACGCTTCTGGTGGATACCGATCGGTACAGGTCTGCTGATTGGACTCTGCCTCTGGGGCTTACCACTGGCGGGCTTCTCCGGGGAGAACCAGTTGAAACCCCTCGTGCTGAACGAATGGACACTGGATACCAACATGCTGATGCTGTCAGCCGTCGCCAAATTACTGATGGTCGGACTGTGTCTTGAGACCGGATGGAGAGGCGGCCAGTTTTTTCCGGTGATCCTTGCCAGCAGCGCACTTGGAATGGGACTGCACCAATGGCTTCCCTGGATTGGCACCATTGACACTTGGAGTGCTGGTGTTGTCGGGGGGTGCCTTGCGGTACTGCTCCCCTCGCCCCTGCTTGGACTGGTGCTCGGCCTCACGCTCCTACAGGGCCATGGAGCTGGCGCACTGGTGATCGGCCTGCTGGTGGGTCTAAGCCTGCAGCGAAAGCACTAA
- a CDS encoding 2Fe-2S iron-sulfur cluster-binding protein has translation MTSGHKRVEILWPDGQRSVSHNGEDWLSAARQAGVHVPTGCMGGSCGACEIDVDGTTVRACISTVPASASGQLKVELATDPYW, from the coding sequence GTGACCTCTGGGCACAAAAGGGTGGAAATCTTGTGGCCGGACGGTCAGCGCAGCGTGAGCCACAACGGCGAAGACTGGTTGTCAGCAGCGCGGCAGGCCGGCGTGCATGTGCCTACTGGCTGCATGGGAGGCAGCTGCGGCGCCTGCGAGATCGACGTTGATGGCACCACAGTTAGAGCCTGCATTAGCACCGTTCCTGCGTCAGCATCAGGCCAACTCAAGGTGGAGTTGGCCACCGACCCCTACTGGTGA